From a single Coturnix japonica isolate 7356 chromosome 18, Coturnix japonica 2.1, whole genome shotgun sequence genomic region:
- the MMD gene encoding monocyte to macrophage differentiation factor isoform X1, with product MKGFNTGSKRAVTSEVRRLGVERSFTCQTRFPCLVKAQRCSACLSAVLHPLRASQATLCLSAAPTEPSSSKKFMNHPAPANSRYKPTCYEHAANCYTHAFLIVPAIVGSALLHRLSDDRWEKITAWIYGMGLCALFIVSTVFHIISWKKSHLRTMEHCFHMCDRMVIYVFIAASYAPWLNLRELGPLASHMRWFIWLMAAGGTVYVFLYHEKYKIVELFFYLAMGFSPALVVTSMSNTEGLEEVAWGGLIYCLGVVFFKSDGVIPFAHAIWHVFVATAAAVHYYAIWKYLYRSPADIIRHL from the exons ATGAAGGG GTTTAATACTGGCAGCAAGAGGGCTGTGACATCAG AAGTGCGTAGACTGGGAGTGGAGAGGAGTTTCACCTGTCAGACTCGTTTCCCATGCCTCGTTAAGGCCCAACGCTGCTCAGCTTGCCTCTCTGCTGTGTTACATCCACTCAGAGCTTCTCAAGCCACACtgtgcctctctgctgctccgacagagcccagcagctccaaaaA GTTCATGAACCACCCAGCTCCAGCCAACAGCCGCTACAAACCCACTTGCTACGAACATGCTGCTAACTGTTACACACACGCA TTCCTCATTGTTCCTGCAATTGTGGGCAGTGCCCTTCTGCACCGACTTTCTGATGATCgatgggaaaaaataacagcatggATCTATGGCATGGGGCTCTGCGCTCTCTTCATTGTCTCCACAGTGTTCCATATCATCTCCTGGAAAAAGAGTCACTTAAG GACAATGGAGCATTGCTTTCACATGTGTGACAGAATGGTGATCTACGTCTTCATTGCGGCATCGTATGCACCGTG GTTAAATCTTCGTGAGCTTGGACCTCTGGCATCTCACATGCGTTGGTTTATCTGGCTGATGGCTGCTGGAGGCACTGTTTATGTATTTCTCTACCACGAGAA GTATAAGATTGTTGAACTCTTCTTCTATTTGGCCATGGGATTTTCTCCTGCTCTGGTAGTGACATCCATG AGCAACACCGAAGGACTGGAGGAGGTTGCCTGGGGAGGTCTGATATATTGCCTTGGCGTGGTGTTCTTCAAGAGCGATGGAGTCATTCCTTTTGCCCATGCCATCTGGCACGTCTTCGTGGCCACAGCGGCTGCAGTTCATTACTACGCTATTTGGAAGTACCTTTACAGAAGTCCCGCAGACATCATTCGTCACTTATGA
- the MMD gene encoding monocyte to macrophage differentiation factor isoform X2, translating into MRRLQERFRRFMNHPAPANSRYKPTCYEHAANCYTHAFLIVPAIVGSALLHRLSDDRWEKITAWIYGMGLCALFIVSTVFHIISWKKSHLRTMEHCFHMCDRMVIYVFIAASYAPWLNLRELGPLASHMRWFIWLMAAGGTVYVFLYHEKYKIVELFFYLAMGFSPALVVTSMSNTEGLEEVAWGGLIYCLGVVFFKSDGVIPFAHAIWHVFVATAAAVHYYAIWKYLYRSPADIIRHL; encoded by the exons ATGCGGCGGCTCCAGGAGCGGTTCCGGAG GTTCATGAACCACCCAGCTCCAGCCAACAGCCGCTACAAACCCACTTGCTACGAACATGCTGCTAACTGTTACACACACGCA TTCCTCATTGTTCCTGCAATTGTGGGCAGTGCCCTTCTGCACCGACTTTCTGATGATCgatgggaaaaaataacagcatggATCTATGGCATGGGGCTCTGCGCTCTCTTCATTGTCTCCACAGTGTTCCATATCATCTCCTGGAAAAAGAGTCACTTAAG GACAATGGAGCATTGCTTTCACATGTGTGACAGAATGGTGATCTACGTCTTCATTGCGGCATCGTATGCACCGTG GTTAAATCTTCGTGAGCTTGGACCTCTGGCATCTCACATGCGTTGGTTTATCTGGCTGATGGCTGCTGGAGGCACTGTTTATGTATTTCTCTACCACGAGAA GTATAAGATTGTTGAACTCTTCTTCTATTTGGCCATGGGATTTTCTCCTGCTCTGGTAGTGACATCCATG AGCAACACCGAAGGACTGGAGGAGGTTGCCTGGGGAGGTCTGATATATTGCCTTGGCGTGGTGTTCTTCAAGAGCGATGGAGTCATTCCTTTTGCCCATGCCATCTGGCACGTCTTCGTGGCCACAGCGGCTGCAGTTCATTACTACGCTATTTGGAAGTACCTTTACAGAAGTCCCGCAGACATCATTCGTCACTTATGA